atcccagagaaatcaagggaaactctcgaaaatccgtaataactttttactgggtgtaccgattttgataatttttaatttaatcgaaagctgatgtttatcatgtggtcacatataaattttatcgagatctgataaatactttttgagtaatctttgataacgcgtagttgcttgactattttttcgtcgatctacgttgtattacttgtcgatgtaattgaagtcggtttttttttcgtttgcgagcaaacacaattattcttttagATTAATTGCTTTCGACGATGCTAAAATAACATGAATAATGTCTCGTATAAAGTTTTAGGTgaattaatgatttattaaaataagtacatTACAGAGAtgtagatattaaataaatgttttacctttttataaataattctacAAACTTTGTGcgtatacatttaataattcatttaattaatgtaataattgtttatacttTCACTAGTAACAATGTTAATTGACTTTTTTATCATACAATTTTATCAATtagtatatatttcttataaagattatataaataaatgtctaatcAGTGCTTAAGATTttgtcaattatatatattttaatagttagaGAAAACACAATGtttattaatactaataatataataagataatagAACACAGGATTAaccttatatatttttcaaaccaCTATGGCAACTAACAACCGTACGGTTCGCCTGATGGTAGGTGGTTATCATAGTTTATGATATACATAGCTAATTTAAACGCTCGTAACACAAGGAGTATTACAAGCACGTTGCCAAATGTAAATTCTACTTATCTATCTTATAATAAATTCTTGTATACTATATCATAGTAGTCGCCCTTGCCGTTTTCGGCTACGGcggctttttttttataaaactagctcggcaaacaagcgtacggctcacctgatgttaccatcagcgattaccgtagcttatagacacctgcaccaccagaagcatcgcaagcgcgttgccgactctaccctcaattgcccccaggagctttgatcaccttactcatcaacaggaacacaacactgcttggaaacagtattatttagctgtattcttctgtaaggtcgaggtactatcccaggcgatctgctccatattttgagcaggaaatttgctgttgtgccatacctcagttaaacttcCGTGCTTGGCTCATATTGGCTTATGTAGCCAACTTTAGCTGTGAAGATTTGACCACATTGTTGACAGGTTAAATTACTGTTTATATAGTTATagttaatgttattaaattcaTACCCCctattatcttaaaatatatactatactatagtAATTGATAAAAccaattgtaatattattagtaaattttgGTGTGCATAATTATTTCAAggattataatatattgtacacTACCTTAGTTATGACAAAAGGAAAACATTTTGCAATTAGACTTCATTGCTATAAAACAAACAGATATCGAATACTACATTACGAATGTTATACTTTGTCTATTTCAAGAGGCTGATAAACTTCAGCGTATGATTGGGCGCTTATTTAAACGTATCACACTTTTCTATACAATAGAATTACAGAGAAGCGCGTTTTCATTCAATTACAAATCAACGAATTCTTAAttcaatatattgttattaattatcttCAGGTATATTAGCAcctttatatattgtttataaaaacaaattccgTATCCTGTGGTCGTTATGGTCTTCTTTCAACTTTAGGCCATACTGGATTCGCACTCTTCAGCAATCAAACGCTTCTGTTGATAATTTCTAACAGGTTGTATAAAGGCGATAAAGACTCCAGCCACGATTATCCAACCGCCAGCCAAATAGAAAGACAGTTCCCAGGAAAGAGTTAGGTCGTAAATGAGACCTacgaaaaatgtaaaaataaccaGATGATTTGCCCAAGCatatataaaacagtttataaaATTGCAAACAGTTACTAACAAACGTGACATAAAACTGTTTTAAGTAACATGTAAgtatatttgtacattataaatgataaaaaatatagccaatgGAGACTATAACGCTACTTACCTGACAAAGGTGGTCCAATTAAATGACCTATCCCTTGAGCCAACAAAACTAATCCATAAGCAGATGTAAAATCATCCAAGGAGACCAATTTTACCAAGAGACTGGGTGTAAATGTAAAGGACGCTGCAAAAAGCAACCCGAATGCTGCGGAAACAGAGGCTAAAACCCAGTAACTAGAAGCGGCTGGAGGTATCGCAGCAACAGATACGCCACAGAGGACAAGACAGACAGCGTAAAGATTTCCAATAGAGACTTGTGGAAAATCACCTATCCAGCCCAGAGATAcctgaaaaattaataaatagtaaataaataattgacgaATATTTATAATCTAAATATGATCGTATTCGTAATTGAAATATGATTTCGATTTCAATACAATTcttaaaagatataattaattaaaatttatgtcaaCATGAAAATATATGCAACAGTGCAGTTCTCAAAATGAATTTAGACAGGAAAATTCAAGAATTTGGCACAAATACATTTTCTCAAGTTTGTTTTGAGTACACATTTAACCAACGTATAAAGCTTTTGTCATATAGGAATTTATCGTCCGCAGACCATAAATACAGCAATAAAGTTGTAACGGCCATAATTTATTCCGTAAATTATGTTTACATTACTCAGTTTGGTCAATATCTTTTACTAACCGTTTAAAACTGTTCTGAAATGAGATCTCCTTTTGATTTTGTGGCTATTTAAACATGAATATTAACATGGACTAATCATTATTCTTAATAGTTATTAGTTTGATCTATAACTTTAACAAGTAGTAGCAGTAAGTAGCTCTTGAGTAGTAATAATAAGCCAActtagatgataaagatgtgtggatttagtgacgctgtaccTACTTCAtgcaatatataaacaaatataaaagtataaaaacacagcttatactgtttttttttttttaaattaactgcaAAGTTTTTTGCCTATTCATCTCTGCAGAATCTTTATTCCAAACCGGTGGtaatttcacttttaaaataattaaaattttaatttgtaaaatgacaattccaCGGTATTTTTTAAGCCTAattgaataaagatatttttgattttgatttaaaactctaattaataaaaaaatgtgacaaaaTACATCGTAGATAGTTCACGACTGCGTACTCGTAGTTGCAAATAAgttctattttaaaatgtttacattaaTATCTTACCATTCCAATTGTGTTAGTTATTCCAATTAGACTTAACATGAAAGCTCCGTCGTCTTCTGAATAACCCTCATGTATCATATGTTCCGCAAGATAGAAGTAAGGTACGATAAAccagacaaaaataataacagtccCAAAGCAGAGAAGattaaacgtaatttttttgAAGAGCGATATATTGAACATATCACTGCAGCAACTGACGCATTCTGTGTACCATtcctgtaaataaaatttaaatgtattaaaaaaatattcacaataGATAGTAAATGTAGACAGTAGATATATCAGACTTTTGTAAACATAGTGTTTAGttagtaaatttttatacgTATGTTGTTACTTCTGATACTTAAGTTCATAAATATGAACAACATATCGATGCAGCATTTCCCTTGCTTTTTCGTAACCTAATCCAACTATTTTATTTGCTGTAAGtcttataaacattaaaaattatttactttagtatttaaataataaatacatatatataattagataaacTAATCTAtacgcctagaaaaagtaatttttaaaggtCTAATTACCACTTCGTGTTCATTTACTGTTATCATTGAGTTCTTAAAGATATCAGGACATGAGGACGCCTTCAATTTATAACCTTTAATATTGAGCATAGCGTTTCTATGGCTAATGGAATTCAAGGGCACTTTGAGATCTTTTAAATAATGGTGATTTATtgatagttgtttttttaaccACTCTCGTTTACTTTCCCTGCTATCTTGTTTTAACAAAGgcctattttctttattttcagatacatattttcttatttgACCAACTTTTGGGTGTCTTAGTTGAGAGTTTTCTACTAGATTATCATTCTGATAATCTATTTTTTCAGATCGTGCCCTTTGCATTACATCTTGTGTAAATTTAACTATTTGGTGTCTGTTATGCCCAACAATTTCATTGCTTTCATAACTTTCGAAAGATTCCATAGCCATCAGAgacatctgaaaaaaaaaaagattttaatgtaCGTTCTTCTTTccttaataaaatgaaataattatggATATCTACTCttcttaaataatgtaaattaatgttttattaacctttttagTATTCAGGTAGGTTGGTATATTGTCTAATGATacagattttgattttttatgctGCGTGCTCgataaaatcaatttttcatGTCGAAGTATATTTGCAACTTCatcttttattactttttcagGAGAAAAACCCTTGTCGATCAACCGCTTCATACTTTTTCCGTGGGTTGAAATGTCTGTATCATAACCATTTGCAATAGAAACAGAACTTGAATTTCttgattttatttcttctttactTCTGTCGTCATCTTTACCATTTCTATGCTTTTTCTGTTCTAATATCCACCATTCTGGATCGCGCATAACGGCCCCACATACACATAAGTTCAATAATGTTCCCGAAAGAAGCAGAATTGTACCTCGCCATCCATACTCATCAATAAAATACTGCGTCATTGGAGCGTATATAAATGTACCTACACCTGTCCCACAAGCTCCTAAGCCTACGGCCAGATTTCTTTTCTTATCGAACCAATAAGCAATCGAAACTACCGCAGTGACATACACGAGTCCAAGGCCTAATCCTGCTATGACACCAAaagttatcatcatcatttctaGCGTAGTTGAAATCGAAGCCAGTACAAAACCTAGAGATGAAATAATACCTCCTAACATTGTCATACTCCGACAACCATATCGATCTACTAGAGCACTCATCACTGGTCCTGATAGTAGTGGAACAGCAATAAAAAGACTGCCTATCCAAGCGGTTGTTGATTTACTTTCTTTAAATTCATCCAAAAACTCTATGTATAAAAGCCCAAATGAAAAGCTGATTCCATCGGCAATCATTGATATTATGAACGATGAACTCACTACGATCCAGCCCCAACCACCATCGggtataattacttttttatcatCAGTTGTTATAAGCTTTTCatctttgattttaattttatctacttCCACTAATTCAAATGGATACTTATTCAATGAATTATCATGATAAAAaccatttacatttttaatgtttttaacacattttattCCATCAAAATCTTCTTCATTTTGCACacttttacacatttttttgtcGTTAATTTGTGGTCCAAGTTCCTTATTACTGATTTCAATTTCTGGGCTAGAGAATGTAGTTGTACTGACACTGGTTGAATCACCGTCACCTCTGATGATTCCTGAAGTAGTATCAGTTAGTAACGATACACGAACTGCATCTTGCTCTCCAACTCTCTCGCGTAGCGCTCTATTTCTTAAAACTACAGTGGGGCTATCTTTCTCTGAttccattttattaaattatacactATTCGCACTGTTCAATTGGAATATATGGAATAATACtggatattatatatttttgagtaATTAGCTTCTTAACCTTGGATCTCTGGCCAAGTATCGGCAAGATTGTCTCGCTGCACTGTTTAATTTGAGAGTGTTCGGTTTATTTTGCTCCAAAATCATTAATAAGCGTATGAAAAGCCAGGTATTATAACAAAGATAGCCCATATAAAACTATTCGTAGCAGTGACGCAACTGCGTCACAGATTCGTCCTATTTATTGTCACGTGACCCGTAGTTCTAGCATCTGAAACAAACAGAAACATTAAAGAATTttgtacatcatcatcattataagTAAGTGTTTTTGGTCGTCCTAGTATGAAAACAGTACTTATAATACAAATCAgaatgacttaaaaaaatttgcaatcttttatgtatataagaaAACTTATTTAGGAGTATGTACAATAGTATACGAGTATACATACTTTACTAAGCTTTAGGATTACTCAATTAAGTACAATACTACATATTTTATGCATGAATCTTAacgctataaaattaatttaatcgcTAGTTGCCTATCTTAATTCATTCCCGTCACAGAATTGTAATCCAAATCTTAATTTAACGAAGCATTTGACATagcttttttgtaaaatattacggGAACAGATCCAATTGTGTTTTCAACCATCCATGAACCCGTTAAAATGTAGGTACActcgaaatttgaaatttgaaccATTTGGTTTGAACCGTTTAAAAGGAGCACTTAGGTGACGACACACGTACAGAAGAATTATATACAGTCGACTCTCGTTAATTCAAACCTGCGATAATTAGAACCTCTATAATTCAAAGTCATCACGAGTTCCCtacaaaatatctttatatttcgaactaaatctatacatttttatatacttgGTAATTCGAACGAAAAAACCATTGCTACGTAACAAAACGTTGCGTTAATTCGAACTCATCGGCGTCAAACACATGACAATTCAAAGTTACAGAGAGAAAAAAACAGAAAGCTTGTAAGTAGGTACATTTCGAGACaagttcaaatttataaatgcATGTATCATCGTACACgagtctttttttattataattagtttgaCACACACTTCCGCACGAATTGGTTTGTTTAGTTAAGTTTCAGTTACTGTTACTTTTTTGTTGTATACAGATTATAAGTTTGTGTAAGTTATGAGTCCTAAAAAGTATAAATCCTAGACAATTGCTGAAAAGAAGAAGTTAATCGAAAAAGTAGAGAGAGGTGAGAAGAAATGTGACTTTTGTCATTGTTAAAGGATAGCAGttaattttgtatgtaataattgaTCAACACTTAATCATTCGAAGTTTTatttcgactgtccctacgtacagtatcgaaactgaaaattttccattttttttgttgcatgaaaaaagtactttttatgtatattttcaaataaaaaagagaagaaaatgctattaaatacacataaaatcacatttttcatgagcttTATACTCAATATcaatacttaacaaatcattcagcgcaaaaaatgtaaagtaccttttttcaatttcgatattatacctACGTAGGGCCAGTCGATTTATTTTCTCTCAAAAATTTCGAACCATTTGATATTTCGAACACTCGataattcgtaatatttttcgaGTCCCCTGAGTTTCGGATTGACGAGCGTCgactgtatattaaaataatactatgGTAACCGAGGAAATGAACACCAAAAACTTCGACATCAAATGCAATACTTCATctttttctcattatttacTTACGTTACAAAAGCAACTTCTGGCAAAATCCTATCCATATTAAAGTTGTTCGTactaattttttagttttcagTTTTATGAAACGGTTTTCATTTATGTAGCTTTCATTCTAACCGCATATAAAAATGTTGATGGAACGTACGTATGAAAACGTTAGGAAAATGTCTATTTAATTAAGTAGGTATCCAGTGGGAAGCTGATTATATCTAAAACTATATTAATGTTGGCCATTCACTGGatcaaattgatttaattatttactgatAAGAATTTATAAAGAAACGACGTATGCaatataaattaacttaattaggtacaaaaaaaaaaatctttttaggaATCTTCTTAatcttttaagaaatatatacaatactTAATCCTTTTAACGCATAACCTTTTCAATAAATGATATTAATGCAGTGTATTAACACGCAATAATATCTATTAGTAGGTTAACATTATCTATTAACAAGCCTGtatctttaattaaataaaaatataacacaaattaaaaaataacttacttGCAAATAACACAAGACTGAAGAATCAAATATAGCAGCAACTCTGAATCAGATCACTACGCAAAAGCGCGTCTCAAAAGGAAAGACATGAAATTCAGACTGGTTGCTATATACCTAACGGCGCCTCTTTCGATCGATATGGGGTGGTCTATGACGTAGACCCCATATCCCCCTGTTTATGAACAAATACCTCCATGGGGATATAGCTGTGAGCTTAGGTTTCGAACGTAATGCGTTTATATTATAGCACACTTATTTCGTAATGATGTTATGAAAATTGTTGACACTGTGGCTAAGTTGTTAATGACAcacttatacataatattatataaatcgtGTTTTAGTTTACTATCAGATGGAAAACCTCTGTATTACATTAACTTACCATTTGCTATGTATATATAAGTGGCTAAAATGAATCACAAAAACACACACAGCAAACACAGAAGCGTTCACATTCACATGCACACAAACACAGTTAACACATTTTATCATTGTAACACATGTATCATTCATCTCTGTTTTGACCTCATTTTCTCACAGCTATTTTATTAttggtttataattttttttcttactgtttttttttgtttatatttgtttcatgTCGGCTACGACAGGTACAAACGCTTGTGAGGCGAGCGTTAATAACTGCGAGTTATATACTAACGTAGGtagttattatcattattattgacTCTTTTAGAACAGACACAATTTTCTTACCTagatacttatttaatttttatacggaattgttcatacatacatataatatgtagaCCACGACTGTATAACTTTTAATTCTATAGTTAcctattatacatgtattaaaaGGCTTCGGTAATATAAGGTTATCGTACCTTTGAATGCAATTTatagaataagaaataaaatactaaattaccaACCTCTGCAACCACTTGCATATGTTCATTTATGTTCCTTTTTTCTGTTTTACTTTTGTGCATCGTAACGTTATATCATCATTTAACATTTTCAACTTTCTTCGAGAAACAGGCTTTAAAATCGGATCATTAAGTATAGATATTAGCATGTTTAATCCATCAAACATAGGtactatattagtatatattatagtaaacaATTAAAGTGAAAGATATTTATACGATATAGGTACCTATGTCTTAAAACTAACCCAATATCCCGACCtcaattcttaaataaataataatttcgtaaTCAAATTGTcgtcaattattatttgtttaattttttttttttttttcaatataggtacatttttaaatatttcaactaaaatgaatgtaactattaaaaattcttACTCTATGTACCTAATATTTAGCAGTATTAAAGatacaaatgtatatattatacatatgtatacattatacaaTACGTCATGTTAAACACACACTAAGAAggatttattattagaaaatactCTTAACTGTTCTACCTTGTATGTTATTACACATTTTTCCTTGCCTAGTTAGTTTACTAGATGgtcgaacaaaataaaaataaaaattacagttttCACTTTGATAGTcttcttctaatttttttttattctacaaacaatatacaaaaaaaaacaatttggtgCAAGAAACCCAATTGGATGCAGTCGCCCGAAAGTTATGAGCGTAAACACATcttatacctacctacttacaatatattatatgcaacattttaattaagataGCGAAAATGATATGATCATTTCTGGCCACGTCTACTTTAGGATATATTAAAAGTACCAAGGCCCTATTATTCTAAGCAgccataaataattatacagatTGAGTTTAGAGGTCAAGGTTTCAATATTGAATTAACGtaagacttacataattatctgTGCGATTTTTATGatacttacaattttatatttataaattttaatgttttttcttttcttttttttgatcgatatattagataattataggtcggtatatatgatataatatatagttaccTATtcaataagtttttgttttatcagtgttatataaattataacgaTTGTTTGATAtctacgattttttatttttgtgttacccacacattaggaattctaaacatttttgaatatcatatcaaaaattgaccgctccagcggggttcgaacccgcgtttcCGACTGACCGTTGTTGAGATTGTTTGATAGTTTGATTCAGCCAGTAATAGTCCCACAGCATAGGCTTTTTCTAAATATAGGTGAAGAGTCAAAGCTTAGTCCACCATGCTGCTACACAGTGGTTTAGTAAACATATtttctattatgagtaacgatcgctattatggatttataataattataatagcaactggaaccgacagctttacgtgctctctgaggcacggcgACTAGAGCCACGAGGAAAAACGCCCAAACCTTCCGGTCTGGTCAAGTAGaaatatctactccgagcgGAAATTAAATCCGCAATCGCTATTGTTTAGATACCTTCACGAACTTCAACACCAGAATGCTAACCGTTCTAtagtcaaattatttatagcCTTTAGCCTATGAAAACAAGTCATACCTACCTATTGGATGAAGAAATTTCTACATAAATTGCAGTAAAGTGTATTTCAAttgaattagaaaatttaatcaAGAGTATACGTTAGGGGCTATGTATGGGTAAGTGATTATGGACTATGTAAAAAGTAAGATGGCTGtatgtttaaaaacatttaattcttCTCAAACATGTTGttcttaaacattttatttttctcaaaCATGTAGATTGGTGTTGCAAAAGTATTCTACTTTAGTTGCTTCGCTACCTGATTATACGAAAATAcactttaaataagtataaatatacaaaaataatatttattttcttgacGCCTGTATAATTTTAGTAGCTATTATTCAAGTATCTAAAAGACGCCTGCTAAATTTATTAGcaatatattgaataaagtttttgaaaataaagtaagGCGGATCCTTTATATCtttgttaaattacaataacaaatacacacTACGATGTCATTTCTCAGTTACCTACCATAAAAATAACCCATTAGAGGTCGCCGTACTCAATATGtgtgctatgtggctacggcattgaagaatatagccaccttctctcttcccgtgggtgtcgtaagaggcactaagagataacagttccactaccaccttggaacctatgaggccgatcgatggcgggataaccatccaactgctggctttgaaatacacaggccgaagacgggcagcagcgtcttagtagcgacaaaaccagccctgcagtcaccagcagtcagcgtggtgattatgggcaacacacatgagttcgcgccattattggcgcgaacttttggaggcctatgtccagcagtggactgcaataggctgaaatgatgatgatgatgatgatgtactCAATCTGTACAACCAAATACAAGAGAATAAATTAAAGAGCTCGAAAAATTTACGTAGGTTCTTTTATTATCTCACTTCTtcatagtattaaatattatgcgGCTAGAAActctttttgataaaaaaaatatgattagaaATTATGTCCCCAAAACATCGTTAAGGTGAGTAAATGATTTTAGATTTTCTAAAGTAAGTAATTATTgaatgatttattttgtttgttcataAATTGCATTTCGAGATAAAAGCCGGAGCGGGATGCTAGTGTTAGGTTTAAGATTTTTgtgcagtaaataaataaaaaaataaaacttttttagaacgaagttccttacggcaggcttgacttggctgggcgaccgaactgaaaaaaatgtgatactaaaaccgtaagatgAATATATAACGGaggtgacgtaatatcagtcacacgactgtataat
This genomic stretch from Melitaea cinxia chromosome 10, ilMelCinx1.1, whole genome shotgun sequence harbors:
- the LOC123657307 gene encoding monocarboxylate transporter 14-like — protein: MESEKDSPTVVLRNRALRERVGEQDAVRVSLLTDTTSGIIRGDGDSTSVSTTTFSSPEIEISNKELGPQINDKKMCKSVQNEEDFDGIKYEKLITTDDKKVIIPDGGWGWIVVSSSFIISMIADGISFSFGLLYIEFLDEFKESKSTTAWIGSLFIAVPLLSGPVMSALVDRYGCRSMTMLGGIISSLGFVLASISTTLEMMMITFGVIAGLGLGLVYVTAVVSIAYWFDKKRNLAVGLGACGTGVGTFIYAPMTQYFIDEYGWRGTILLLSGTLLNLCVCGAVMRDPEWWILEQKKHRNGKDDDRSKEEIKSRNSSSVSIANGYDTDISTHGKSMKRLIDKGFSPEKVIKDEVANILRHEKLILSSTQHKKSKSVSLDNIPTYLNTKKMSLMAMESFESYESNEIVGHNRHQIVKFTQDVMQRARSEKIDYQNDNLVENSQLRHPKVGQIRKYVSENKENRPLLKQDSRESKREWLKKQLSINHHYLKDLKVPLNSISHRNAMLNIKGYKLKASSCPDIFKNSMITVNEHEVEWYTECVSCCSDMFNISLFKKITFNLLCFGTVIIFVWFIVPYFYLAEHMIHEGYSEDDGAFMLSLIGITNTIGMVSLGWIGDFPQVSIGNLYAVCLVLCGVSVAAIPPAASSYWVLASVSAAFGLLFAASFTFTPSLLVKLVSLDDFTSAYGLVLLAQGIGHLIGPPLSGLIYDLTLSWELSFYLAGGWIIVAGVFIAFIQPVRNYQQKRLIAEECESSMA